From Excalfactoria chinensis isolate bCotChi1 chromosome 4, bCotChi1.hap2, whole genome shotgun sequence, one genomic window encodes:
- the LOC140251115 gene encoding uncharacterized protein, with translation MVEFEILSGGSKAKSRIVTLDFRRANFDLLWDLPGAILWARVLECKGACDSWLAFKRLFFQAQDRRLSGCSPCLPTLSPLLPLSNRYQTLETEGEMSGEMMEELPNREPKVKRPPRFLETSSARKERRVVMVDNYLLRGTEGPSERDALQSERDALQSERDALRSERDTLQSERNTPQSKLDTLQFERDTLQSKLNILQSERDALQSECDTFRSEHNALRFEHNALHFEHNALQSERNTLRSERDALRSEYDALQSEHNALFSKYNALQSERDALQSEHITLRFERDNLRTEYGTILFDRNSLRKDISALQSMYDTLQSERDILESELNALRDGLQVKLEGIKISQPDQPQGAPDTMLVAPVRGRKTKRVSTQLEQPEEVEEQRVIEEQEEAEEKRKEREGELEEIEEIGEEEPRIRFSMQEFLAPRTSNGGSSSMQLPPSTPRTPGRAKGEEKITTLTDRSLKLSEIRDLRKDYARQPKESIAAWLLRCWDNGANSVWLDGNEARQLGSVSRDSRVDRGIGTCQDESYTLWTRMLLAVKERFPLKQDLTPEEKKWTDIETGIRHLRERAVVEMLYSPNFRHDDPNQLHDPETVRVSRLMWRAFTRTAPKEHASALAIIYGTGAREPPVSELIDKIHGIELFINTIGVCISTVIKRLDKMEDTQNDIIDILTTVPDVDGSMVVPDDGDQDSHDGLSGKLNKARSSHPVPLKISTIKKRRLHVGANDNSKVIRFALLFFLRSQGEDIKKWSNSSTSALQARVKELQRKSVIKADPSRRGKAPVAASRRGNQ, from the exons GAGACTCAGTGGGTGCTCCCCCTGCCTGCCTACCTTGAGTCCACTGCTCCCTCTAAGCAACAGGTATCAGACGCTGGAAACTGAAGGAGAGATGAGTGGTGAGATGATGGAGGAACTGCCTAATAGGGAGCCTAAGGTGAAGCGGCCACCCCGATTCCTTGAGACTTCCTCTgccaggaaagaaagaagggtggtCATGGTGGACAACTACCTTCTCAGAGGAACTGAGGGCCCT tccgagcgtgacgccctccagtctgagcgtgacgccctccagtccgaacgtgacgccctccggtctgagcgagacaccctccagtccgagcgtaacaCTCCCCAGTCCAAACTCGACACTCTCCAGTtcgagcgtgacactctccagtccaaactcaacattctccagtctgagcgtgacgccctccagtccgaatGTGACACTTTCCGGTCCGAGCACAATGCCCTCCGGTTCGAGCACAATGCCCTCCATTTcgagcacaacgccctccagtccgagcgtaatactctccgatccgagcgagacgccctccggtccgagtatgacgccctccagtctgagcacaacgcCCTCTTTTCAAAGTATAACGCTCTTCAATCCGAGCgagatgccctccagtctgagcacatcACCCTCCGGTTCGAGCGCGACAACCTCCGGACTGAGTACGGTACCATCCTGTTCGATCGTAACTCCCTCCGGAAGGACATAAgtgccctccagtccatgtatgataccctCCAGTCCGAGAGGGACATCCTCGAATCTGAACTGAACGCCCTCAGAGATGGACTCCAAGTTAAAttggagggcattaaaatcagccaacctgatcaaccacagggggcaccagatacaatgttggttgcccctgtaagaggacgaaaaacgaaacgagtttcaactcagttagaacaaccagaggaggtagaagagcagagggtgatagaagagcaggaggaggcagaagaaaagagaaaagaaagggagggtgaactggaggaaatagaggaaataggagaggaggagccaagaattagattttctatgcAAGAATTTCTTGCCCCCAGAACTTCAAATGGGGGGTCCTCATCAATGCAGTTGCCGCCATCAACACcaaggactcctggaagagcaaaaggtgaggaaaaaatcacaactcttactgatcgatctttaaaactgagtgaaattcgggatctaagaaaggactatgcacgccagccaaaagaatctatagctgcttggttacttcgatgttgggacaatggggccaacagtgtgtggctcgatggcaatgaagctcgccaactgggtagcgtttccagggactcacgtgtggatagaggtattggcacatgccaagatgagtcctacaccctctggacgaggatgctgttagcagtaaaagaaagatttccccttaaacaggatctgacacctgaggaaaagaaatggactgatatagagACAGGTATTCGACATTTGAGAGaacgtgctgtggtggaaatgctatacagccctaacttcagacatgatgatcccaaccaattacatgatcctgagacagtccgtgtttcacgccttatgtggcgtgcatttacaaggactgcaccaaaagagcatgctagtgcactagcaataatatatggcacaggggcaagggaaccccctgtgagtgaactgattgataaaattcatggaattgagttatttataaatactaTAGGAGTTTGCATCTCAACCGTAATTAAAAGGTTAGATAAAAtggaagacacacagaatgatattatagatatattGACTACCGTGCCCGATGTTGATGGATCCATGGTGGTACCagatgatggggaccaggattccCACGATGGCCTATcgggaaaactaaacaaagcaagatcCTCCCATCCTGTACCATTGAAGatctcaaccataaaaaagagacgtcttcatgttggagcaaatgacaacagtaaggtcatacgttttgccttgttgtttttcctgcgtagTCAAGgggaggatataaagaagtggagtaattcatccacttctgcactccaggcacgagtgaaagaattacaacgcAAGTCAGTCATCAAGGCGGACCCTTCCAGAAGGGGGAAGGCTCCAGTTGCCGCAAGCCGccgaggtaaccaatag